Sequence from the Burkholderia cepacia genome:
TGCTCGCGTACGACCGGACCCGCAGCATCGAGATCCAGGTGACGCACAGCATGCTCGCGCAGATGCTCGGCGTGCGGCGTGAAACGGTTACCGATGCCGCCGGCGAGATCCAGAAGCTCGGGCTGATCCGCCAGTACCGCAGCTCGATCGTGCTCGCGGATCTCCCGGGCCTCGACCGGATGGCGTGCGGCTGCCGCGCGATCGTGCGTGACGAGATGAAGCGCATCCTGTCGGCTGACGCGGGCGTGCCCGCCGCGTCGCGCAGCGGATCGCGCGGGTAACCCGCGATCAAGCGTGTCTATCCGGCATTGCCCCAAGCCGACTGTAGGGTGACGAACAGAACGAGGCGACGGCGAATGGTCTACTGAAGCGACACCACGCACGCCGGAGCAGCACGTGAAAAACGAAATCAGGGAAATACTCAAGCAAGTTGCCCACCTCGAAACCGCCGTCGACACGATCGGCGACGGGGACGACCTCTATGAAGCGGGCCTCTCTTCGCTCGACACGATCCAGCTGATGCTCGCGATCGAGAAGCAATTCAACATCGAGATTCCCGACGAGATGCTGAACCGCAACCTGTTCCGCAGCATCGACGCGCTCGCGGACACGATCGCCACACTGCAACGCACCGAGCATTCCGCATGAGCGCGCTGCTTCCGGACGCCGCCGCCGGCGACGACACGCGCCGGCTCGACGAGGCCGCGCATGCCGTCGCGCAGATCGCCGCGCAGCACGCGGACGCGGTCGACCGCGACGCGCGCTGCCCCGTCGAGGCGATCGAGGCGATGCGCGCGCGCCGCCTGCTCGGCGCGATGGTGCCGACCTATCTCGGCGGCGCTGGCGCGTCGCTGGAGGACATCGCGTCGGCCTGCTCGATTCTCGGCCAGGCCTGCGCGTCGTCGGCCATGGTGTTCGCGATGCACCAGATCCAGGTCGCCTGCATCGTCGACCACGCGGTCGACCAGGGCTGGCACAAGCTGTTCCTGCAGCAACTCGTGCGCCACCAGTGGCTGCTCGCCTCGGCGACGTCGGAAAACGGCGTCGGCGGCAACCTGCGCGCGAGCCAGTGCGCGCTCGAAACCGACGGCGGCGAGTTCCGGCTGCGCAAATGCGCGCCGACGATCTCGTACGGCGACTATGCGGACGGGATTCTCGCCACCGCGCGGCGCGACGCGCATGCGCCGCCTTCCGACCAAGTGCTCGTCACGCTGCTGCGCGACGGCTACACGCTCACGCGCCGCGGCGAATGGGACACGCTCGGGATGCGCGGCACCTGCAGCAACGGTTTCGAGCTCGACGCGCGCGGCGCGGGCGTGCAATGCCTGCCCGCGCCGTTCTCGCGGATCGCCGAACAGACGATGGTGCCGGTGTCGCACATCCTGTGGGCCGCGGTCTGGATCGGCGTCGCGCAGGATGCGTTCAACCGCGCGCACCAGTTCTTCCGCGCGCAGGCACGCCAGACCGACGGCGCACCGTCGCCCGCGTCGCGACGCATCGCCGAATCGCTCGCGCTGATGCAGGCCATGCAGGCCCGCGTCGACAACGTGCTGCGCCTCCATGCGAAGGCGACCGCGCGCTCGTGGTCGGCCGGGATGGCCTGGGCCGCCGAGATCAACACGCTGAAGACCTACGTGTCGACGACCGCGCTGGAAGTCGCCCACCAGGCCATGATGATCTGCGGGATGGCCGGCTACAAGCAAGGCACACCGTTCAGCATCGGCCGCCACATCCGCGACCTGCATGCGGCGCCGCTGATGATCAGCAACGACCGCATTGCCGCCAACACCTCGAACCTGCTGCTCGCGCTGCGTCCTGCGACGCTGGAGAAACAACCTTGAACGATTGCCTTTCCGCTGCCCCCGCTTCGCCCGTTTCCGCCACACCTGCCGACGCACCGCTCGACCGCGCGGGCGTCAATCCGCTGCGCGACGAACTGATCGACGCGGGCCTGCTGGTCTCGACCGGCATCCAGGGCCTGTTCGGCCGCAGCGAACGGTTCGAGCGCGTCGTGGAAGCGCTCGACGCGTTCGTCACGCGCATCGGCGCCGACCAGCAGGCCGAAGTGCTGCGCTTCCCGCCGGCCATGAGCCGCGTCGAGTTCGAGCGCAGCGAATACATGAAGAGCTTCCCGCAGCTCGCGGGCAGCGTGCATGCGTTCTGCGGCGACGAGCGCCAGCACCAGCGCGTACTGCAGTGCCTCGATCGCGGCGACGACTGGACGGAAAGCCAGAAGCCGACCTATGTCGTGATGACGCCGGCCGCGTGCTACCCCGTCTACCCTGTCGTGGCGCGCGCGGGCGCGCTGCCGGCCGACGGCCGGATCGTCGACGTATTCTCGTACTGCTTCCGCCACGAGCCGTCGCTCGATCCGACCCGCATGCAGTTGTTCCGGATGCGCGAATACGTGCGGATCGGCACGCCCGAGCAGATCGTCGCGTTCCGCGAGACCTGGATCGAACGCGGCACGCGGATGATCGAGGCGCTGCGCCTGCCCAACGCGATCGATCTCGCGAACGACCCGTTCTTCGGGCGCGGCGGCAAGATCGTCGCGAACAGCCAGCGCGAGCAGAACCTGAAGTTCGAGCTGCTGATCCCGATCGAGCACGACGATCGCCAGACCGCATGCCTGAGCTTCAATTACCACATGGACCATTTCGGGCTGCTGTGGAACATCCGCACCGCGACGGACGAGGTCGCGCACACGGGCTGCGTCGGCTTCGGCCTCGAACGGCTCACGCTCGCGCTGTTCCGCCACCACGGCTTCGACATCGATGCATGGCCGCGTGACGTCCGCGACGTGCTGTGGGGCGCGCGATGAGATTCGTGTCCCGCGACGGCGAAGACGCGTCGTTCGAGGATGTGCGCCACCGCGCGCGCCACTACCGGCCGCATCCGCTGCACAGCCAGGAGATGGTCTGGAAGCAGACCAACTGCTACGTCGACATGTGGCTCGAAGTGCTCCGGTGGTGGGGCTTCAATCCGTACGCGGCGCTGCCGTTTACGATCGCGCTCGATTTCGAGGGCGACCAGTTCACGTTCTTCAAGTTTCCGCACGACGAACTGGAGCGGCTGTACGGCATCGTCGTGCAGGAGCACTCGATCTACGAACCGCTCGACCGGCACATCGAGACGCAGGTCGCGCGCGGTCACCTGATGATCGTCGAAGTCGACGCGTGGTTCCTGCCCGATACGCGCGGCAGCAGCTACCGCACGCAGCACACGAAGACGACGATCGGCATCGATGCGATCGACCGCGCGAAACGCCAGATCGGCTACTTCCACAACAGCGGCTATTACGTGGCCGAGGATTTCGACTACGACGGGCTCGTCGGCGGCAGCTCGCCGATGACGCTGCCTCCGTATGTCGAATGCGCGAAGCGGAGTTTCACGCCGCTCGGCGAACGCGCACTGTGCGCAGCGTCGCTCGACGCGCTGCAGCGCCACCTGCGGCGCCTGCCGGTAGTCGACCCGATCGCCGCGTTCCGCCGCCAGCTCCGCCGCGACGCGCGGACGCTCGCCGATTCGCCGCTCGAGCACTTTCATGCGTACTCGTTCAACTCCGTGCGGCAGCTCGGCGCGAACTTCGAACTGTTCGGCCATTACGCGCGCTGGCTGCAGGCCAGCGGCTGCGTCGGGCCGTTCGCCGAGATCCGCGCCGCGTGCGACCGCATCGCGTCCGAAGCGATGGTGCTGGAATTCCGGCTCGCACGCGCCTGTGCGCGCGGCAAGGAGGAGCGCGGCGACAGCGCGCTCGATGCGATCGAAGCCGCGTATGGCGACCTGATCGACTGCGCGCGCCGGATCGCCCCGCCGCACGCGCCTTGCGTGATGCCGGTCGCGCGGTGAGCCGCGCAACCGGGACCACCGCGTGGTCGATGCGGGCGACGCCGGCCGGCGCCGCCGTTACCCCGGCGGATCTCGGCACGGCCGGCGACTGGATCGAGGCGCCGGTGCCCGGCACGGTCGCGCAGGCGCTGGCGCAGGCCGGCCGGCTCGACGCCGCCGGTGCGCTCGACGAGCGCGACCACTGGTACCGGATCGAACTGCGCGGACACGGGCCGCGCGTGCTGCGCTTTCACGGCCTCGCGACGCTCGCGCAGGCGTGGCTCGACGACACGCCGATCCTTCGCTCCGACAGCATGTTCGTCGCGCATGACGTGCCCGTGTCGCTCGACGGGTCGCACCGGCTGACGATTTGCTTTCGCGCGCTCGGCCCGCATCTGCGCAACGTGCAAACCGTCCACGCGCCGCGCCGCGCGCGATGGCGCACCCGGCTCGCCGGTCCGGCCGCGCTGCGCGCCGTGCGGACCTCGCTGCTCGGCTACATGCCCGGCTGGTTTCCGCCTTGCCCGCCGACCGGCCCGTGGCGGCCCGTGGAGGTGCTCGATCCGGCCGACGGGCCCGTGATCGCACGCTGCGACCTCCATGCAAGCGTCGACGGCGAGACGGGCCGACTCGAAGCGGAACTCGCGTTCTCGTCGCCGTTGCCGGACTCACTAGCCGCGCGCCTATCGTGCGGCGAACACGCAGCGCCGCTCGAACGCGTCGGCATGGACCGGTTGCGCGCGACCGTGACGCTGCCGCGCGTGCGCCGCTGGTGGCCGCATACGCACGGCGAGCCGGTGCTGTACGCCATCGCGCTGCATCTGGACGGCGCGCGGCGCGCGCTCGGCGCGACCGGCTTTCGCACGATCGAGCCCGAGCCGGGTGACGACGGGCTCGGCTTCGGGCTGCGCAT
This genomic interval carries:
- a CDS encoding acyl carrier protein, which produces MKNEIREILKQVAHLETAVDTIGDGDDLYEAGLSSLDTIQLMLAIEKQFNIEIPDEMLNRNLFRSIDALADTIATLQRTEHSA
- a CDS encoding acyl-CoA dehydrogenase family protein, whose product is MSALLPDAAAGDDTRRLDEAAHAVAQIAAQHADAVDRDARCPVEAIEAMRARRLLGAMVPTYLGGAGASLEDIASACSILGQACASSAMVFAMHQIQVACIVDHAVDQGWHKLFLQQLVRHQWLLASATSENGVGGNLRASQCALETDGGEFRLRKCAPTISYGDYADGILATARRDAHAPPSDQVLVTLLRDGYTLTRRGEWDTLGMRGTCSNGFELDARGAGVQCLPAPFSRIAEQTMVPVSHILWAAVWIGVAQDAFNRAHQFFRAQARQTDGAPSPASRRIAESLALMQAMQARVDNVLRLHAKATARSWSAGMAWAAEINTLKTYVSTTALEVAHQAMMICGMAGYKQGTPFSIGRHIRDLHAAPLMISNDRIAANTSNLLLALRPATLEKQP
- a CDS encoding amino acid--[acyl-carrier-protein] ligase codes for the protein MNDCLSAAPASPVSATPADAPLDRAGVNPLRDELIDAGLLVSTGIQGLFGRSERFERVVEALDAFVTRIGADQQAEVLRFPPAMSRVEFERSEYMKSFPQLAGSVHAFCGDERQHQRVLQCLDRGDDWTESQKPTYVVMTPAACYPVYPVVARAGALPADGRIVDVFSYCFRHEPSLDPTRMQLFRMREYVRIGTPEQIVAFRETWIERGTRMIEALRLPNAIDLANDPFFGRGGKIVANSQREQNLKFELLIPIEHDDRQTACLSFNYHMDHFGLLWNIRTATDEVAHTGCVGFGLERLTLALFRHHGFDIDAWPRDVRDVLWGAR
- a CDS encoding DUF1839 family protein, producing MRFVSRDGEDASFEDVRHRARHYRPHPLHSQEMVWKQTNCYVDMWLEVLRWWGFNPYAALPFTIALDFEGDQFTFFKFPHDELERLYGIVVQEHSIYEPLDRHIETQVARGHLMIVEVDAWFLPDTRGSSYRTQHTKTTIGIDAIDRAKRQIGYFHNSGYYVAEDFDYDGLVGGSSPMTLPPYVECAKRSFTPLGERALCAASLDALQRHLRRLPVVDPIAAFRRQLRRDARTLADSPLEHFHAYSFNSVRQLGANFELFGHYARWLQASGCVGPFAEIRAACDRIASEAMVLEFRLARACARGKEERGDSALDAIEAAYGDLIDCARRIAPPHAPCVMPVAR